The Streptomyces racemochromogenes DNA segment CGACACCGTCACCGCCAAGGTCCCCGGCAAGGCCGCCGAGGTCGTCGCCGCCGCCCGTGAGGGCGGGGTCAACCTGTACCGGGCCGACGCCGACCACGTGTCGGTCTCCTGCGACGAGACCACCACCCGCGCCGACCTGGAAGCGGTCTGGGCCGCCTTCGGCGTCACCGCCGACGTCGAGGCCCTGGACGCGGTCACCGCGGACACGCTGCCCGAGGGCCTGCTGCGCTCGGACGCGTACCTGACCCACCCGGTCTTCCACCAGCACCGCTCCGAGACCGCGATGCTGCGCTACCTGCGCAAGCTCTCGGACAAGGACTACGCGCTGGACCGCGGCATGATCCCGCTGGGCTCCTGCACCATGAAGCTCAACGCGACCACCGAGATGGAGCCGGTGACCTGGCCCGAGTTCGGCCAGCTCCACCCGTTCGCCCCGGTCGAGCAGGCCGAGGGGTACCTCACGCTCATCACCGAGCTGGAGGAACGTCTCTGCGAGGTGACCGGCTACGACAAGGTCTCCATCCAGCCGAACGCCGGCTCCCAGGGCGAGCTCGCCGGCCTGCTGGCCGTCCGCGCCTACCACCGCGCGAACGGCGACGAGCAGCGCACCATCTGTCTCATCCCGTCCTCCGCGCACGGCACCAACGCCGCCAGCGCCGTGATGGCCGGCATGAAGGTCGTCGTCGTCAAGACCGCCGACGACGGCGAGGTGGACGCGGACGACCTGCGCGCCAAGATCGAGCAGTACCGGGACGAGCTCTCCGTCCTCATGATCACCTACCCGTCGACGCACGGTGTGTTCGAGGAGCACGTCGCCGACATCTGCGCCCAGGTGCACGAGGCCGGCGGCCAGGTGTACGTGGACGGCGCCAACCTGAACGCCCTGGTGGGTCTGGCCAAGCCGGGCCACTTCGGCGGCGACGTCTCGCACCTGAACCTGCACAAGACCTTCTGCATCCCGCACGGCGGCGGCGGCCCGGGCGTCGGCCCGGTCGGTGTCCGGGCGCACCTGGCCCCGTACCTGCCGAACCACCCGCTCCAGCCCACCGCCGGCCCCGAGACGGGCGTCGGCCCGATCTCCGCCGCGCCGTGGGGCTCGGCGGGCATCCTGCCGATCTCCTGGTCGTACGTCCGCCTGATGGGCGGCGAGGGCCTCAAGCGCGCCACCCAGGTGGCGGTGCTCGGCGCCAACTACATCGCCAAGCGCCTGGAGCCGCACTACCCGGTCCTCTACACCGGTCCGGGCAACCTGGTCGCGCACGAGTGCATCATCGACCTGCGCCCGCTGTCGAAGGCCACGGGCGTGAGCGTGGACGACATCGCCAAGCGCCTGATCGACTACGGCTTCCACGCGCCGACCATGTCCTTCCCGGTGGCCGGCACGCTGATGATCGAGCCGACCGAGTCCGAGGACCTCGTCGAGATCGACCGCTTCTGCGACGCGATGATCGCCATCCGCGCCGAGATCGAGCGGGTCGCCGGCGGCGAGTGGCCGGTGGACGACAACCCGCTGGCCAACGCCCCGCACACCGCCGCGGCGCTGGGCGGCGAGTGGAACCACCCGTACACCCGTGACGAGGCCGTCTTCCCGGGCGGGGTCGTGGCTGCCGAGAAGTACTGGCCGCCGGTGCGCCGGATCGACGGCGCGTTCGGCGACCGGAACCTGGTCTGCTCCTGCCCGCCGCTGGACGAGTACGACAACTGAGCCGGGACGGCGGGCCCGTCGCCGACGGGCCGCTGACGCGGTGAGGGAACGCCGAAGGGGCCGGTCCCGGAGCTTTGAGCTCCGGGACCGGCCCCTTCCGTGTCCGTGCGGTGTTGCCGTGCGCCGCCCGTCACGCCGCCGCGAGCGGGCGGTGCGGGGCGATGATCTGTCCGTCCGGCAGCAGCTCACCGGTGTCCTCGAAGAGCAGGACGCCGTTGCACAGCAGGCTCCAGCCCTGTTCCGGGTGGTTGGCCACCGGGCGCGCGGCCTCCCGGTCGGCGGATTCTGATGACGGGCAGGCGGGCTGGTGCTGGCACATGGATGGGTTCTTTCGCTGCGGTGTGGTCTGTTCGCTACGGCTCGATGCGTGGTTCATGGCCGTCCCCCTGGGTCGTCCCCGCACCTGCGGGGAGGATGTCCTCAGTGTTCCCCCAGGACCGCTGCTTCGCAGGTATTTCCCGGCAGCTGTCCTCTAGGAAGGAGGACGCATC contains these protein-coding regions:
- the gcvP gene encoding aminomethyl-transferring glycine dehydrogenase — translated: MTANRIPLSQLERGIPFEQRHIGPDAEAQAKMLAQVGYGSLDELTAAAVPDVIKTAEALNLPEARTEAEVLAELRSLADRNQVLSSMIGLGYYGTFTPPVILRNVMENPAWYTAYTPYQPEISQGRLEALLNFQTLVADLTGLPTSGASLLDEGTAAAEAMSLARRVGKVKGGVFLVDADALPQTIAVIETRAEPTGVEVVVADLSEGIPAEIAERGVFGVLLQYPGASGAVREIKPVIDQAHELGAIVTVSADLLALTLLTSPGELGADIAVGTTQRFGVPMGFGGPHAGYMAVQAKHARSLPGRLVGVSVDADGNKAYRLALQTREQHIRREKATSNICTAQVLLAVMAGMYAVYHGPDGLKTIAARTHRYAAVLAAGLTAGGVEVAHGSFFDTVTAKVPGKAAEVVAAAREGGVNLYRADADHVSVSCDETTTRADLEAVWAAFGVTADVEALDAVTADTLPEGLLRSDAYLTHPVFHQHRSETAMLRYLRKLSDKDYALDRGMIPLGSCTMKLNATTEMEPVTWPEFGQLHPFAPVEQAEGYLTLITELEERLCEVTGYDKVSIQPNAGSQGELAGLLAVRAYHRANGDEQRTICLIPSSAHGTNAASAVMAGMKVVVVKTADDGEVDADDLRAKIEQYRDELSVLMITYPSTHGVFEEHVADICAQVHEAGGQVYVDGANLNALVGLAKPGHFGGDVSHLNLHKTFCIPHGGGGPGVGPVGVRAHLAPYLPNHPLQPTAGPETGVGPISAAPWGSAGILPISWSYVRLMGGEGLKRATQVAVLGANYIAKRLEPHYPVLYTGPGNLVAHECIIDLRPLSKATGVSVDDIAKRLIDYGFHAPTMSFPVAGTLMIEPTESEDLVEIDRFCDAMIAIRAEIERVAGGEWPVDDNPLANAPHTAAALGGEWNHPYTRDEAVFPGGVVAAEKYWPPVRRIDGAFGDRNLVCSCPPLDEYDN
- a CDS encoding DUF5999 family protein, coding for MCQHQPACPSSESADREAARPVANHPEQGWSLLCNGVLLFEDTGELLPDGQIIAPHRPLAAA